In Peromyscus eremicus chromosome 2, PerEre_H2_v1, whole genome shotgun sequence, a single genomic region encodes these proteins:
- the LOC131904996 gene encoding interferon alpha-12-like: MARPCALLTFLVVMHSWSSCCLGCDLPQTHHLRNKRASTLLAQMRRLSPLSCLKDRTDFAFPLEKVDVQQIQKAQVIPVLQELTQQVLILFSSKDSSAAWETSLLDTFCTGLHQQLKDLQACLKQQVEVQEPSLSQEDSLVAVRNYFQRITVYLKEKKHRPCAWEVVRAEVRRALSSSGNLLAGLTEEKE, encoded by the coding sequence ATGGCCAGGCCCTGTGCTCTGCTGACATTCCTGGTGGTGATGCACTCCTGGTCAAGCTGCTGTCTGGGATGTGACCTGCCTCAGACTCATCACCTCAGGAACAAGAGAGCCTCCACACTCCTGGCACAAATGAGAagactctcccctctctcctgcctgaaGGACAGAACGGACTTTGCATTCCCTCTGGAGAAGGTGGATGTCCAGCAGATCCAGAAGGCCCAAGTCATCCCTGTCCTGCAGGAGCTGACCCAGCAGGTCCTGATCCTCTTCAGCTCAAAGGACTCATCTGCTGCTTGGGAGACAAGTCTCCTAGACACATTCTGCACTGGCCTTCACCAGCAGCTCAAAGACCTGCAGGCCTGTCTGAAGCAGCAGGTGGAGGTGCAGGAACCTTCTCTGAGCCAGGAAGACTCCCTGGTGGCTGTGAGGAACTACTTCCAAAGGATCACTGTCTacctgaaggagaagaaacacaggccCTGTGCCTGGGAGGTGGTCAGAGCAGAAGTCAGGAGAGCCCTGTCTTCCTCAGGCAACCTGCTGGCAGGATTAACTGAGGAGAAGGAGTAA
- the LOC131904997 gene encoding interferon alpha-12-like encodes MARPCALLTFLVVMHSWSSCCLGCDLPQTHHLRNKRASTLLAQMRRLSPLSCLKDRMDFAFPLEKLDAQQTQKAQVIPVLQELTQQVLILFSSKDSSAAWETSLLDTFCTGLHHQLRDLQACLMQQVEVQEHSLSQEDSLVAVRNYFHRITVYLKEKKHSPCAWEVVRAEVRRALSSSAKLLAGLTEEKK; translated from the coding sequence ATGGCCAGGCCCTGTGCTCTGCTGACATTCCTGGTGGTGATGCACTCATGGTCAAGCTGCTGTCTGGGATGTGACCTGCCTCAGACTCATCACCTCAGGAACAAGAGAGCCTCCACACTCCTGGCACAAATGAGGagactctcccctctctcctgcctgaaGGACAGAATGGACTTTGCATTCCCTCTGGAGAAGCTGGATGCCCAGCAGACCCAGAAGGCTCAAGTCATCCCTGTCCTGCAGGAGCTGACCCAGCAGGTCCTGATCCTCTTCAGCTCAAAGGACTCATCTGCTGCTTGGGAGACAAGTCTCCTAGACACATTCTGCACTGGCCTCCACCACCAGCTCAGAGACCTGCAAGCCTGTCTGATGCAGCAGGTGGAAGTGCAGGAACATTCCCTGAGCCAGGAAGACTCCCTGGTGGCTGTGAGGAACTACTTCCACAGGATCACTGTCTacctgaaggagaagaaacacagccCCTGTGCCTGGGAGGTGGTCAGAGCAGAAGTCAGGAGAGCCCTGTCTTCCTCAGCCAAACTTTTGGCAGgattgactgaagagaagaagtAA